In Entelurus aequoreus isolate RoL-2023_Sb linkage group LG13, RoL_Eaeq_v1.1, whole genome shotgun sequence, a genomic segment contains:
- the LOC133663493 gene encoding uncharacterized protein LOC133663493, whose translation MGILITAVCVLAAAGVGCRPVVSPLNDAKVECIVQETLNGGGAPRGCAPLLAAELDEVQRHQGLLRELQRLADDERDEARERYEYNLADEESDLQLKDEERDKTTEEDEPKKREMEEPRVDDTGIHDEEERAKELEELLAEEISKKEKEERNDEELKELLRELKKKRYEMKERGSQKGSGSGPKEEETKEKMARDKEEVQKQMDQRRNEVELSVEKEKVEKELKELKTKNKPEEEKERKEKQEELDELLKKMEQVQEEAQAEKSEDENDGVQQQEEVKTGDEDEGAEEAGEREVKRKEEEGAVGVKEPQQKRVMEKASDEATRQFQRERLKEEEEEEEDEDGEDEYVREDDDGRVEDGNDDDDEGDLDDDQGEELLEIEAQLREVAAELRELRRG comes from the exons ATGGGGATTCTTATAACCGCAGTTTGTGTGTTGGCAGCCGCGGGCG TGGGATGTCGGCCAGTAGTCTCGCCTCTTAATGATGCAAAG GTGGAATGTATTGTTCAGGAGACGCTGAATGGAGGTGGGGCGCCACGTGGCTGTGCCCCACTGCTAGCAG ccgaaCTTGATGAAGTGCAGAGACATCAGGGACTCCTCAGGGAGCTGCAAAGGCTGGCGGATGACG AGAGGGACGAAGCGAGGGAGAGGTATGAGTACAATCTGGCTGATGAGGAGAGCGACCTGCAGCTCAAGGATGAGGAGAGGGACAAAACGACCGAGGAAGACGAGCCCAAGAAGAGGGAGATGGAGGAGCCGAGGGTTGACGATACGGGGATTCATGATGAAGAAGAGCGAGCAAAGGAACTTGAGGAGCTTCTAGCTGAAGAAATCagcaagaaggagaaggaggagagaaATGATGAGGAGCTGAAAGAGCTGCTGAGAGAGTTGAAGAAGAAGCGTTATGAGATGAAGGAAAGAGGGAGCCAGAAAGGTTCTGGAAGTGGTCCAAAGGAGGAAGAAACCAAGGAAAAAATGGCGAGAGACAAAGAGGAAGTTCAGAAGCAGATGGACCAGAGGAGGAATGAGGTGGAGCTGAGTGTGGAAAAAGAGAAGGTGGAGAAAGAACTGAAGGAGCTGAAGACTAAGAACAAGCCAGAAGAGGAGAAGGAGAGGAAGGAGAagcaggaggagctggacgagctGCTCAAGAAGATGGAGCAAGTGCAGGAGGAGGCGCAGGCGGAGAAGAGTGAGGATGAGAATGATGGCGTGCAGCAGCAGGAGGAAGTCAAGACGGGAGATGAAGATGAAGGGGCAGAGGAAGCGGGCGAGAGGGAAGTGAAACGCAAAGAGGAGGAGGGAGCGGTGGGGGTGAAGGAGCCGCAGCAGAAGAGAGTGATGGAGAAAGCCAGCGATGAAGCCACTCGGCAGTTTCAGCGGGAGAGActaaaggaggaggaggaggaggaggaggatgaagacgGCGAGGATGAGTATGTCAGAGAAGATGATGACGGGAGGGTGGAGGAcggtaatgatgatgatgatgaaggtgaCTTGGACGACGATCAAGGGGAG GAGCTGCTGGAGATTGAAGCCCAGTTACGTGAAGTTGCTGCAGAGCTGAGGGAGCTGCGCAGaggataa
- the sars2 gene encoding serine--tRNA ligase, mitochondrial has protein sequence MATCLVTSAATKSIFALTPVVRRYCTKKISFVVPRRLSHRSGSSLYDHVLGGYSDKPELDMRAVCEDTDKVIANVENRKGELRGEDVRLIVSAWQQLQAVKKDILELEEQKQQISGTVKACVAKHQKQVLTNLPEYNQAVLKGRDIRNRLNQLYSRETELDQEYYSRALRLPNTTHPDVPIGDESQARVVELVGQKPEFDFKPRGHVELGEELGLIRQRHLAHISGHRSYYLRGMGARLQTALQNFALDTLQRRGFIPMVVPDMLKGAVFEGCGMQPNAHRSQVYSLDPARFPNLSLAGTGEVGVAGYFMDHAVNFKELPVRTVCSSTCYRAETDTGRETWGLYRVHHFNKVEMFGVTADETGEESTQMLEEFVSLQKELFSSLELHYRVLDMPTQELGLPAYRKYDIEAWMPGRNSFGEISSGSNCTDYQSRRLNILYEREDGSLQYAHTVNATACAIPRTIIAILETHQTKEGFVRVPAALQSYLGLQVIEKPAYIPLKYIGPNQPCRPPRPAPKIR, from the exons ATGGCGACGTGCTTAGTTACGAGTGCGGCAACTAAAAGTATTTTTGCGTTGACGCCGGTGGTGCGGCGTTATTGTACAAAGAAGATAAGCTTCGTCGTTCCTCGTCGCCTTTCTCATAGATCTGGGAGCAGCTTGTATGACCATGTCCTTGGAGGATACAGTGACAAGCCGGAGCTTGACATGAGAGCGGTGTGTGAAGACACCGACAAAGTCATCGCCAATGTAGAAAATAGGAAGGGCGAGCTACGCGGTGAAGACGTCAGGCTCATT GTGTCTGCTTGGCAGCAGCTCCAAGCAGTAAAAAAAGACATTTTAGAGCTGGAAGAGCAGAAGCAGCAAATTAGTGGAACAGTCAAAGCTTGCGTG GCAAAGCACCAAAAGCAAGTTCTCACCAAC CTTCCAGAGTACAACCAGGCTGTGCTAAAAGGTCGAGATATCCGCAACAGACTGAACCAGCTGTATAGCAGAGAGACAGAGCTGGATCAGGAATACTATAGCCGAGCGCTTCGTCTGCCCAACACCACCCACCCTGATGTT CCCATTGGAGACGAGAGCCAGGCGAGGGTAGTGGAGCTGGTTGGGCAGAAACCAG aatTTGACTTCAAGCCCAGAGGCCATGTTGAACTTGGGGAGGAGTTGGGTCTCATCAGACAGAG GCACCTAGCTCACATCTCAGGCCACAGATCCTACTATCTGAGGGGAATGGGTGCCAGACTTCAGACCGCGCTCCAAAACTTTGCGCTTGACACACTGCAACGGCGT GGCTTCATTCCCATGGTTGTACCGGACATGCTGAAAGGAGCTGTTTTT GAGGGATGCGGCATGCAACCCAACGCCCATCGCTCTCAGGTCTATTCACTGGACCCAGCTCGTTTTCCCAACTTAAGTCTGGCTGGGACCGGAGAAGTTGGAGTGGCTG GCTATTTCATGGATCACGCAGTTAACTTCAAGGAGCTACCTGTCAG GACAGTGTGCAGTAGTACATGTTACAGAGCAGAGACTGACACAGGAAGAGAGACCTGGGGCCTCTATAGAGTTCATCACTTCAATAAG gtcGAGATGTTTGGAGTGACCGCAGACGAGACAGGAGAGGAGAGTACTCAGATGCTGGAGGAGTTTGTTTCTTTGCAAAAAGAGTTGTTTTCTTCATTGGAGCTTCACTACAG AGTGCTAGACATGCCAACACAGGAGTTGGGTCTTCCAGCTTACAGAAAGTATGATATTGAAGCCTGGATGCCTGGAAGGAACAGTTTTGGAGAG ATTTCCAGTGGGTCTAACTGTACTGACTACCAGAGCAGACGACTGAACATCCTGTATGAGAGAGAGGATGGCAGCCTGCAGTACGCCCACACA GTTAATGCTACAGCATGCGCCATCCCCAGGACAATCATTGCTATCTTAGAGACTCACCAGACCAAA GAAGGCTTTGTGCGGGTCCCCGCAGCCTTACAATCATATTTGGGCCTCCAAGTGATTGAAAAACCAGCGTACATTCCCCTGAAGTACATTGGTCCTAACCAACCTTGCCGCCCACCCAGACCTGCTCCCAAAATTAGGTGA